In the genome of Kitasatospora cathayae, one region contains:
- a CDS encoding 3-oxoacyl-ACP reductase family protein — MSSELTGKVALVTGGSRGIGAAVAKRLAAEGAAVTLTYVRAEEQARTVVKEIEAAGGRAVAIRADLVEPEAAARAVEETVRQLGGIDVLVNNAGFLTYGPLDEVSVEEIDRVLAVDVRSVFLAAQAAARHMGEGGRIISIGSCFNGRVPDANFVLQATAKTALIGLTKGLARELGPRGITATVVDPGPIDTDMNPADGDSAGFQRSLTALDRFGEAEDIAAAVAFLAGPGGRYVTGTALAVDGGYTA, encoded by the coding sequence ATGAGCAGCGAGCTGACCGGCAAGGTGGCCCTGGTGACCGGCGGCAGCCGGGGGATCGGCGCGGCGGTGGCCAAGCGGCTGGCGGCCGAGGGGGCGGCGGTGACGCTGACCTACGTCCGGGCGGAGGAGCAGGCCCGGACGGTCGTCAAGGAGATCGAGGCGGCGGGCGGCCGGGCGGTGGCGATCCGAGCCGACCTGGTCGAACCGGAGGCCGCGGCGCGGGCGGTGGAGGAGACGGTCCGGCAGCTGGGCGGGATCGACGTCCTGGTGAACAACGCGGGCTTCCTCACCTACGGGCCGCTCGACGAGGTGTCGGTCGAGGAGATCGACCGGGTGCTCGCCGTCGACGTCCGGTCGGTGTTCCTGGCCGCCCAGGCCGCCGCCCGGCACATGGGCGAGGGCGGGCGGATCATCAGCATCGGATCCTGCTTCAACGGGCGGGTACCCGACGCGAACTTCGTCCTCCAGGCGACGGCCAAGACCGCGCTGATCGGGCTGACCAAGGGCCTGGCCCGGGAACTCGGGCCGCGCGGGATCACCGCCACCGTCGTCGACCCCGGCCCGATCGACACCGACATGAACCCGGCCGACGGCGACTCCGCCGGCTTCCAGCGCTCGCTCACCGCGCTGGACCGCTTCGGCGAGGCCGAGGACATCGCCGCCGCCGTCGCCTTCCTGGCCGGCCCCGGCGGCCGCTACGTCACCGGCACCGCCCTCGCGGTGGACGGCGGCTACACGGCCTGA
- a CDS encoding DinB family protein, translating into MVKIVPFTGGEKESLHTALDRHRDAVLWKVQGLDDAQLRRPMTPSGTTLLGLVKHLGGAELGWFRETFGLETGPLPFDIDADEASDMRIEPHESTADVLAFYARARAAADEAIDRLELDTLGTSWSGRTVSLRWVLIHMTTETARHAGHMDILRELTDGATGDHDRS; encoded by the coding sequence ATGGTCAAGATCGTGCCGTTCACCGGCGGCGAGAAGGAAAGCCTGCACACCGCCCTGGACCGGCACCGCGACGCGGTGCTGTGGAAGGTCCAGGGCCTGGACGACGCGCAGCTGCGGCGGCCGATGACGCCCTCGGGCACGACCCTGCTGGGCCTGGTCAAGCACCTCGGCGGCGCCGAACTCGGCTGGTTCCGCGAGACCTTCGGCCTGGAGACCGGCCCGCTGCCGTTCGACATCGACGCGGACGAGGCCTCCGACATGCGGATCGAGCCGCACGAGTCGACCGCGGACGTGCTGGCCTTCTACGCCCGCGCCCGGGCCGCCGCCGACGAGGCGATCGACCGGCTGGAGCTGGACACCCTGGGCACCTCCTGGTCGGGCCGGACGGTCTCGCTGCGCTGGGTGCTCATCCACATGACCACCGAAACCGCCCGGCACGCCGGGCACATGGACATCCTGCGCGAACTCACCGACGGCGCGACCGGGGACCACGACCGGAGCTGA
- a CDS encoding type 1 glutamine amidotransferase translates to MSESSLRVVWVYPDLLSTYGDRGNALVVERRARQRHLNVTRIDVRSDQAIPTSGDIYLIGGGEDRPQRLAAERLRADSGLVRAAENGAIIFGVCAGFQIMGHEFINDLGEREQGLGLLDVWTTRGEGARCVGDVLADIDPRLGLPQLTGFENHQGVTHLGQGVQPFATVTVGRGNGTGDGTEGAWRDTVFGTYMHGPVLARNPAVADMLIRLALDVNALPPADTTWYDALRAERIAATTRPA, encoded by the coding sequence ATGAGTGAGAGCAGCCTGCGCGTGGTCTGGGTCTACCCGGACCTGCTCAGCACCTACGGCGACCGCGGCAACGCCCTGGTCGTGGAGCGCCGGGCCCGCCAGCGCCATCTCAACGTGACCCGGATCGACGTGCGGTCCGACCAGGCGATCCCCACCAGCGGGGACATCTACCTGATCGGCGGCGGCGAGGACCGCCCGCAGCGGCTGGCCGCCGAGCGGCTGCGCGCCGACAGCGGCCTGGTGCGGGCCGCCGAGAACGGCGCGATCATCTTCGGCGTCTGCGCCGGTTTCCAGATCATGGGCCACGAGTTCATCAACGACCTCGGCGAGCGCGAGCAGGGCCTGGGCCTGCTGGACGTCTGGACCACCCGCGGTGAGGGCGCCCGCTGCGTCGGCGACGTGCTGGCCGACATCGACCCGCGGCTCGGCCTGCCGCAGCTGACCGGCTTCGAGAACCACCAGGGCGTCACCCACCTCGGCCAGGGCGTCCAGCCGTTCGCGACCGTCACCGTCGGCCGGGGCAACGGCACCGGTGACGGCACCGAGGGCGCCTGGCGGGACACCGTCTTCGGTACGTACATGCACGGCCCGGTGCTGGCCCGCAACCCCGCCGTCGCCGACATGCTGATCCGACTGGCGCTGGACGTCAACGCCCTGCCGCCGGCCGACACCACCTGGTACGACGCGCTGCGCGCCGAGCGCATCGCCGCCACGACGCGCCCCGCGTAG
- a CDS encoding MurT ligase domain-containing protein encodes MAGTESEPTGARDASLPARAKIAVTAGKVAAAVSRKAGRGSGSVIGGKVALRLDPDLLATLADHLDVVLVSATNGKTTTTRLIAEALRAAGPVVSNALGANMPAGITSALAGGTDARFGVIEVDEKYLATVARDTHPKAIALLNLSRDQLDRAAETRMMAEKWREGLQDTEAVVIANADDPLVTWAASSCKKVVWVAAGQAWKEDAWSCPACGGVMQRPGDDWFCQECGFRRPNPHWALQGTHVIDPQRGAWPIQLQLPGRANLANATSSAAVAAVFGVSPQVALERMRSVTAVAGRYDVVQYQGRDIRLLLAKNPAGWLETFSLIDGPPAPVLLSVNALDADGTDTSWLWDVDYERLAGHPIFVMGQRKLDLAVRLEVAGLQFHVVDTLEQAVRMAPPGRIEAIANYTAFQQLRKVVAG; translated from the coding sequence ATGGCAGGCACCGAATCGGAGCCCACAGGCGCACGCGACGCCTCGCTGCCGGCCCGCGCCAAGATCGCGGTCACGGCCGGCAAGGTCGCCGCCGCCGTGTCCCGCAAGGCCGGTCGCGGAAGCGGCTCGGTGATCGGCGGCAAGGTCGCCCTCAGGCTCGACCCCGATCTGCTCGCCACCCTCGCCGACCACCTCGACGTCGTCCTGGTCAGCGCGACCAACGGCAAGACCACCACCACCCGCCTGATCGCCGAGGCGCTGCGCGCCGCCGGCCCCGTGGTCTCCAACGCCCTGGGCGCCAACATGCCGGCCGGCATCACCTCCGCCCTGGCCGGCGGCACGGACGCCCGCTTCGGCGTGATCGAGGTCGACGAGAAGTACCTGGCGACGGTCGCCCGCGACACCCACCCCAAGGCGATCGCCCTGCTCAACCTCTCCCGCGACCAGCTCGACCGCGCCGCCGAGACCCGCATGATGGCGGAGAAGTGGCGCGAGGGCCTGCAGGACACCGAGGCCGTGGTCATCGCCAACGCCGACGACCCGCTGGTGACCTGGGCCGCCTCCTCCTGCAAGAAGGTGGTCTGGGTGGCCGCCGGACAGGCCTGGAAGGAGGACGCCTGGTCCTGCCCCGCGTGCGGCGGTGTGATGCAGCGCCCGGGCGACGACTGGTTCTGCCAGGAGTGCGGCTTCCGGCGCCCCAACCCGCACTGGGCGCTCCAGGGCACCCACGTGATCGACCCGCAGCGCGGCGCCTGGCCGATCCAGCTGCAGCTGCCCGGCCGGGCCAACCTGGCCAACGCCACCAGCTCGGCCGCCGTCGCCGCCGTGTTCGGCGTCTCCCCGCAGGTCGCGCTGGAGCGGATGCGCTCGGTGACGGCCGTGGCCGGCCGCTACGACGTGGTCCAGTACCAGGGCCGGGACATCCGCCTGCTGCTCGCGAAGAACCCGGCCGGCTGGCTGGAGACCTTCTCGCTGATCGACGGCCCGCCGGCCCCCGTCCTCCTGTCGGTCAACGCCCTCGACGCCGACGGCACCGACACCTCCTGGCTGTGGGACGTCGACTACGAGCGCCTCGCCGGGCACCCGATCTTCGTGATGGGCCAGCGCAAGCTGGACCTGGCCGTCCGCCTCGAGGTCGCCGGGCTGCAGTTCCACGTGGTGGACACCCTGGAGCAGGCCGTCCGGATGGCCCCGCCCGGCCGGATCGAGGCCATCGCCAACTACACCGCCTTCCAGCAGCTGCGGAAGGTCGTGGCCGGCTGA
- a CDS encoding RNA polymerase sigma factor, producing the protein MTAPHFEDLLRDLTPQVLGTLVRRYGRFEGCEDAVQEAVLAASVQWPEEGVPDNPRGWLVTVAGRRLVDQIRSDHARRERENATTAAEVPPEEVPDTDDTLLLLFLCCHPALTAASQTALTLRAVGGLTTAEIARAFLVPEATMAARISRAKQRIRAAGSSFALPEGAEREERLRVVLHVLYLIFNEGYTASSGSELHRADLAREAIRLTRMVHAQLPEDGEVTGLLALMLLTHARRAARTTAAGDLVPLAEQDRTAWERALLDEGTALAKAALAAPELGPYQLQAAIAATHADAATARETDWAQVHALYLILERIAPNPMVTLNHAVALAELNGPQAGLALLATLDGDQRMAGHHRLLSVRAHLLERAGDRAGAYDHYRRAAKATASLAEQRFLEARARRLQAQ; encoded by the coding sequence ATGACAGCACCGCACTTCGAGGACCTGCTGCGTGACCTCACGCCGCAGGTCCTCGGCACCTTGGTACGACGGTACGGCCGGTTCGAGGGCTGCGAGGACGCCGTGCAGGAGGCCGTCCTCGCCGCGAGCGTGCAGTGGCCCGAGGAGGGCGTGCCGGACAACCCGCGCGGCTGGCTGGTGACGGTCGCCGGACGGCGGCTGGTGGACCAGATCCGCAGCGACCACGCCCGCCGCGAGCGCGAGAACGCGACCACGGCCGCCGAGGTGCCGCCGGAGGAGGTGCCGGACACCGACGACACCCTGCTCCTGCTCTTCCTGTGCTGCCACCCGGCGCTCACCGCCGCCTCCCAGACCGCGCTCACCCTGCGCGCGGTCGGCGGCCTGACCACCGCCGAGATCGCCCGCGCCTTCCTGGTGCCGGAGGCCACCATGGCGGCCCGGATCAGCCGGGCCAAGCAGCGGATCCGGGCGGCCGGCAGCTCCTTCGCCCTCCCCGAGGGCGCCGAGCGCGAGGAGCGGCTGCGGGTCGTACTGCACGTGCTCTACCTCATCTTCAACGAGGGCTACACCGCCTCCTCGGGCAGCGAACTGCACCGCGCCGACCTCGCGCGGGAGGCGATCCGGCTGACCAGGATGGTGCACGCCCAGCTGCCGGAGGACGGCGAGGTGACCGGGCTGCTCGCCCTGATGCTGCTCACCCACGCCCGCCGGGCGGCCCGCACGACGGCGGCCGGCGACCTGGTGCCGCTGGCCGAGCAGGACCGCACCGCCTGGGAGCGCGCGCTGCTCGACGAGGGCACCGCGCTGGCCAAGGCCGCCCTGGCCGCGCCCGAGCTGGGCCCGTACCAGCTCCAGGCCGCCATCGCCGCCACCCACGCCGACGCCGCCACCGCCCGGGAGACCGACTGGGCGCAGGTGCACGCCCTCTACCTGATCCTGGAGCGGATCGCCCCCAACCCGATGGTCACCCTCAACCACGCCGTCGCCCTCGCCGAACTGAACGGCCCGCAGGCCGGGCTCGCTCTGCTCGCCACCCTGGACGGGGACCAGCGGATGGCCGGCCACCACCGGCTGCTCTCCGTCCGGGCGCACCTGCTGGAGCGGGCCGGCGACCGGGCTGGGGCGTACGACCACTACCGGCGCGCGGCGAAGGCCACCGCGAGCCTGGCGGAGCAGCGGTTCCTGGAGGCGCGGGCCCGCCGACTACAGGCGCAGTAA
- a CDS encoding YciI family protein encodes MKFLISLHINPAVLDALTDEEKAAIGAGHGRFIEELKSSGELIVTQALVDPSQAAVVRVRDGQPAVTDGPFLEAKEFLGGFYLVDVEDKERAIELAARIPDAAIDGLGVEVRQVMFSDGHLEA; translated from the coding sequence ATGAAGTTCCTGATCAGCCTGCACATCAACCCGGCCGTGCTGGACGCGCTGACCGACGAGGAGAAGGCGGCGATCGGCGCCGGGCACGGGAGGTTCATCGAGGAGCTGAAGTCCTCCGGCGAACTGATCGTCACCCAGGCGCTGGTCGACCCGTCCCAGGCCGCCGTGGTCAGGGTGCGCGACGGTCAGCCGGCGGTGACCGACGGCCCGTTCCTGGAGGCCAAGGAGTTCCTCGGCGGCTTCTACCTGGTCGACGTCGAGGACAAGGAACGGGCGATCGAGCTCGCCGCGCGGATCCCGGACGCCGCGATCGACGGGCTGGGCGTCGAGGTGCGCCAGGTGATGTTCTCCGACGGACACTTGGAGGCATGA
- a CDS encoding GNAT family N-acetyltransferase: MTASRTRLEFLWHRPFRKSNRRCAAPDGQAARLPALTGGPHRQARPHPATARAGETAARAGETVSGLSLPAGTTLADGIQLPDGTELLLRPAGPADKAEALAMHGRCSPAALRLRYHGPVRDADRYLDHLLDPRHGRSLVVAAPDGRVLALGHLMWDDEQAELAVLVEDGWQRHGLGLALLRRLTAAARAAGIGTVYAVTQAANAGLIAAMRRLAAPLDFRAEDGTLVITATLAAGAAAPAPAPGR; this comes from the coding sequence ATGACGGCATCCCGCACTCGCCTGGAATTCCTTTGGCACCGGCCCTTCCGGAAGTCGAATCGCAGGTGCGCGGCGCCCGACGGCCAGGCCGCCCGGCTGCCCGCGCTCACCGGCGGCCCGCACCGGCAGGCCCGGCCGCACCCGGCGACGGCCCGGGCCGGGGAGACGGCGGCCCGGGCCGGGGAGACGGTGTCCGGGCTGTCCCTGCCGGCCGGGACCACGCTCGCGGACGGCATCCAGCTGCCGGACGGCACCGAGCTGCTGCTGCGCCCCGCCGGCCCGGCCGACAAGGCGGAGGCCTTGGCGATGCACGGCCGCTGCTCCCCCGCCGCGCTGCGACTGCGCTACCACGGTCCGGTCCGCGACGCCGACCGCTACCTGGACCACCTGCTGGACCCGCGGCACGGCCGCAGCCTGGTCGTGGCCGCCCCGGACGGGCGGGTCCTCGCGCTCGGGCACCTGATGTGGGACGACGAGCAGGCCGAACTGGCCGTGCTGGTCGAGGACGGCTGGCAGCGGCACGGGCTGGGCCTGGCCCTGCTGCGCCGGCTGACCGCGGCGGCCCGGGCGGCCGGGATCGGCACGGTGTACGCGGTGACCCAGGCCGCCAACGCCGGGCTGATCGCCGCGATGCGCCGGCTGGCGGCACCGCTGGACTTCCGCGCCGAGGACGGCACCCTGGTGATCACCGCCACCCTGGCCGCCGGAGCCGCCGCCCCCGCACCCGCCCCGGGCCGCTGA
- a CDS encoding MFS transporter codes for MRVNRARLGLALLMLPTLLVAMDMTALLLALPKLSADLGASGVQQLWISDSYGLLVAGLVITMGTLGDRIGRRRLLLTGAAAFGLLSVVAAFAVDPLMLIVVRALLGVAGATLAPSTLALITNMFRDERERGRAVAVWATCQFAGGALGPVLAGFLLQHFWWGSVFLAAVPAMAVLVAAGPAVLPEFRSVAAGRLDPAGVGLSLAAVLLVLYGVKQLPAGGAPLLPVTALLVGTGVGYLFVRRQLRLERPLLDLRLLRSRPFTAVLASLVLAGVAMAGTGLLVTQYLQSVLGRSPFASAVLFAPMGLAVAVGTMAAPRLAGRVERTTAIAGGLALSALGALLLVGVDEDAGSLPLVMTGIAVLALGTGPLFALGTGLVLGSVPPERAGSAASMSETGNYFGGSLGFALLGTVAAAVYRDRTGGGSDSLAGAVEAARHLPAGPGAELLHGARSAFTAGLHVNGLIAAALFAGLAVLTFATRPRKSSAPAEEEAEEAAEEAAEEAAEEAPAYERA; via the coding sequence ATGAGAGTGAACCGGGCACGGCTGGGGCTGGCCCTGCTGATGCTGCCGACCCTGCTGGTCGCGATGGACATGACGGCGCTGCTGCTCGCCCTGCCGAAGTTGAGTGCCGACCTGGGCGCCTCCGGGGTCCAGCAGCTGTGGATCAGCGACAGCTACGGGCTGCTGGTGGCCGGGCTGGTCATCACCATGGGCACGCTCGGCGACCGGATCGGCCGCCGGCGCCTGCTGCTCACCGGCGCGGCGGCCTTCGGGCTGCTGTCGGTGGTCGCGGCGTTCGCCGTCGACCCGCTGATGCTGATCGTCGTACGGGCCCTGCTGGGCGTCGCCGGGGCGACGCTGGCGCCGTCCACGCTCGCACTGATCACCAACATGTTCCGGGACGAGCGCGAACGCGGGCGGGCCGTCGCGGTCTGGGCGACCTGCCAGTTCGCGGGCGGGGCGCTGGGGCCGGTGCTGGCCGGGTTCCTGCTCCAGCACTTCTGGTGGGGCTCGGTGTTCCTGGCCGCCGTGCCGGCCATGGCGGTGCTGGTGGCGGCCGGGCCCGCCGTGCTGCCGGAGTTCCGCAGCGTGGCGGCCGGGAGGCTGGACCCGGCCGGGGTCGGACTGTCGCTGGCCGCCGTGCTGCTGGTGCTGTACGGCGTCAAGCAGTTGCCGGCCGGGGGTGCACCGCTGCTCCCGGTGACGGCCCTGCTGGTGGGCACCGGCGTCGGGTACCTCTTCGTCCGGCGGCAACTGCGGCTGGAGCGACCGCTGTTGGACCTGCGCCTGCTGCGCAGCCGTCCGTTCACGGCGGTGCTGGCCTCGCTGGTGCTCGCCGGGGTGGCGATGGCCGGCACCGGGCTGCTGGTGACCCAGTACCTGCAGAGCGTGCTGGGCCGCTCGCCGTTCGCCTCGGCCGTGCTGTTCGCCCCGATGGGCCTGGCGGTCGCGGTCGGCACCATGGCCGCGCCGCGGCTGGCCGGCCGGGTGGAGCGGACGACCGCGATCGCGGGCGGGCTGGCGCTCTCCGCGCTGGGCGCCCTGCTGCTGGTCGGCGTGGACGAGGACGCGGGCTCGCTGCCGCTGGTGATGACCGGCATCGCGGTGCTGGCGCTGGGCACCGGGCCGCTGTTCGCCCTGGGCACCGGGCTGGTCCTCGGCTCGGTGCCGCCGGAGCGGGCGGGCTCGGCGGCCTCGATGTCGGAGACCGGCAACTACTTCGGCGGCTCGCTCGGCTTCGCCCTGCTCGGCACCGTCGCGGCGGCGGTCTACCGCGACCGCACCGGCGGCGGCTCCGACTCGCTGGCAGGAGCGGTCGAGGCCGCCCGGCACCTGCCCGCCGGGCCGGGCGCCGAACTGCTGCACGGCGCGCGCTCGGCGTTCACCGCGGGGCTGCACGTCAACGGGCTGATCGCGGCCGCGCTGTTCGCCGGGCTGGCCGTGCTGACCTTCGCGACGCGCCCGCGGAAGAGCTCCGCGCCGGCGGAGGAGGAGGCGGAGGAGGCGGCGGAGGAGGCGGCGGAGGAGGCGGCGGAGGAGGCGCCCGCGTACGAGAGGGCTTGA
- a CDS encoding pyridoxal phosphate-dependent decarboxylase family protein — translation MTTEDFRSAAHATADLVSDYLAALPARPVWQPMDDTARRALLDAPLPAEGRPLGELLAAIERDVLPHPMGNGNPRFFGWVNSAPAPAGVLATLAAAAMNPSSAGGDHADVHLERAVVRWIAELVGFPHPAGGGLLTSGTSMATIVCLAAARNRAARRAGHDLREDGLAGLPPLVGYVTGETHSCVRKAAELLGLGSRHLRTVTTGPDGRLDPAELRAAVERDRAAGLLPFLVVASAGTVGTGAVDAFDPIADLCEEQGLWLHVDGAYGAFGRLDPAIAHRYAGLERADSLALDPHKWLGVPVDCGCALVRDTDELRGTFSLVPSYLRDEAAGALGWFSEYGTEQTRPFRALKVWATIAHRGRTGLAQDIAQCTALARRLGELVKADDELELLAEVQTSIVAFRHRAVGLDETGLNALNRELPVVVQRRGRVFVTGARLGEQEMLRACLLNAATTEQDLHLLLAEVKTAARALLS, via the coding sequence ATGACCACCGAGGACTTCCGCAGCGCCGCCCACGCGACCGCCGACCTGGTCTCGGACTACCTCGCCGCGCTGCCCGCCCGCCCGGTCTGGCAACCGATGGACGACACCGCCCGGCGGGCCCTGCTCGACGCCCCGCTACCCGCCGAGGGCCGCCCGCTCGGCGAGTTGCTCGCCGCCATCGAGCGGGACGTCCTCCCCCACCCCATGGGCAACGGCAACCCGCGCTTCTTCGGCTGGGTCAACTCCGCCCCCGCCCCCGCCGGGGTGCTCGCCACCCTCGCCGCCGCCGCGATGAACCCCAGCTCGGCCGGCGGCGACCACGCCGACGTCCACCTGGAACGCGCCGTCGTCCGCTGGATCGCCGAACTGGTCGGCTTCCCGCACCCGGCCGGTGGCGGGCTGCTCACCTCCGGCACCTCGATGGCGACCATCGTCTGCCTCGCCGCCGCCCGCAACCGCGCCGCCCGCCGGGCCGGCCACGACCTCCGCGAGGACGGCCTGGCGGGCCTGCCGCCGCTGGTCGGCTACGTCACCGGCGAGACCCACTCCTGCGTCCGCAAGGCCGCCGAACTCCTCGGCCTCGGCAGCAGGCACCTGCGCACCGTCACCACCGGCCCCGACGGACGCCTCGACCCCGCCGAGTTGCGAGCGGCCGTCGAGCGCGACCGCGCCGCCGGACTGCTGCCCTTCCTGGTGGTCGCCTCGGCCGGCACCGTCGGCACCGGCGCGGTGGACGCGTTCGATCCGATCGCCGACCTCTGCGAGGAGCAGGGCCTGTGGCTGCACGTGGACGGCGCGTACGGCGCCTTCGGCCGCCTCGACCCCGCCATCGCCCACCGCTACGCCGGCCTGGAGCGGGCCGACTCGCTCGCCCTCGACCCCCACAAGTGGCTCGGCGTCCCGGTCGACTGCGGCTGCGCGCTGGTCCGCGACACCGACGAACTGCGCGGCACCTTCAGCCTCGTCCCGTCCTACCTGCGCGACGAGGCGGCCGGCGCACTCGGCTGGTTCTCCGAGTACGGCACCGAGCAGACCCGCCCGTTCCGCGCCCTCAAGGTCTGGGCCACCATCGCCCACCGCGGCCGCACCGGCCTCGCCCAGGACATCGCCCAGTGCACCGCACTCGCCCGCCGACTCGGCGAACTCGTCAAGGCCGACGATGAGTTGGAGCTGCTCGCAGAGGTCCAGACCTCCATCGTCGCGTTCCGCCACCGGGCCGTCGGACTGGACGAGACCGGCCTGAACGCCCTCAACCGCGAGCTGCCGGTCGTGGTCCAGCGGCGCGGACGGGTCTTCGTCACCGGCGCCCGCCTCGGCGAGCAGGAGATGCTCCGCGCCTGTCTGCTCAACGCCGCGACCACCGAGCAGGACCTCCACCTGCTGCTCGCCGAGGTCAAGACCGCCGCCCGCGCCCTGCTGTCGTAA
- a CDS encoding 6-phosphofructokinase has protein sequence MRIGVLTSGGDCPGLNAVIRSVVHRGVVDHGDEIIGFEDGWRGFLEGHHRPLTLDSVSGILAQGGTILGSSRVQPSHLRDGVERAKKYCADLGLDAVIPIGGEGTLKAAKLMSDAGLPIVGVPKTIDNDIAATDVTFGFDTAVSVATEALDRLKTTAESHQRVMVVEVMGRHTGWIALNAGMAAGAHAIVVPERPFHIEKLTAVVRERFDRQKKFAIVVCAEGAKPEPGTMHWEEGTKDIYGHERFTGIATQLSRELEHRLGKEARPVILGHTQRGGTPTAYDRVLATRFGWHAVEAVHKGAFGHITALHGTDINLVPLAEAVAELKTVPQERYVEAETVI, from the coding sequence ATGCGTATCGGAGTGCTGACCAGCGGCGGTGACTGCCCCGGCCTGAACGCGGTGATCCGTTCCGTGGTGCACCGGGGGGTGGTCGACCACGGCGACGAGATCATCGGGTTCGAGGACGGTTGGCGCGGTTTCCTGGAAGGGCACCACCGCCCCCTGACCCTGGACTCGGTGAGCGGCATCCTGGCCCAGGGCGGCACCATCCTCGGGTCCTCCCGGGTGCAGCCGAGCCACCTGCGGGACGGCGTCGAGCGGGCCAAGAAGTACTGCGCCGACCTCGGCCTGGACGCGGTGATCCCGATCGGCGGCGAGGGCACCCTGAAGGCCGCCAAGCTGATGAGCGACGCGGGCCTGCCGATCGTCGGCGTGCCCAAGACCATCGACAACGACATCGCCGCCACCGACGTGACCTTCGGCTTCGACACCGCCGTCTCGGTCGCCACCGAGGCCCTGGACCGGCTGAAGACCACCGCCGAGTCCCACCAGCGGGTCATGGTGGTCGAGGTCATGGGCCGGCACACCGGCTGGATCGCGCTGAACGCCGGCATGGCGGCCGGCGCCCACGCCATCGTCGTGCCCGAGCGCCCGTTCCACATCGAGAAGCTCACCGCCGTCGTCCGTGAGCGCTTCGACCGGCAGAAGAAGTTCGCCATCGTGGTCTGCGCCGAGGGCGCCAAGCCCGAGCCCGGCACCATGCACTGGGAGGAGGGCACCAAGGACATCTACGGCCACGAGCGCTTCACCGGCATCGCCACCCAGCTCTCCCGCGAGCTGGAGCACCGCCTCGGCAAGGAGGCCCGCCCGGTGATCCTCGGCCACACCCAGCGCGGCGGCACCCCGACCGCCTACGACCGGGTGCTCGCCACCCGCTTCGGCTGGCACGCCGTCGAGGCCGTCCACAAGGGCGCCTTCGGGCACATCACCGCGCTGCACGGCACCGACATCAACCTGGTGCCGCTGGCCGAGGCGGTCGCCGAGCTGAAGACCGTCCCGCAGGAGCGCTACGTGGAGGCCGAGACGGTCATCTGA
- a CDS encoding 2-hydroxyacid dehydrogenase, giving the protein MEILAYGVQADERPLLERAFAGRHGLRCLDVFLNHDTAPLAAGYPAVSSSVNAVLEAETLALLAAGGTKLIAQRSTGFNNIDLDAAAELGLTVARVSHYSPYSVAEHAWALALAVNRRLTRAATRTREFDFRLDGLLGRDVHGMTVGVIGTGKIGACFTRIAAGFGTELLGWDLTPNPACLELGMRYTELPELLTRADLVSLHVPLVPATHHLIDTAALARMKDDAILVNSSRGGLIDSAALVETLRAGRLSGVGLDVYEEETGVFFTDRSIQGITDDVLARLVTFPQVLVTSHQAYFTRTAVGQIVDATARNIDDFAAGRTNENTLVPRS; this is encoded by the coding sequence ATGGAGATCCTGGCGTACGGAGTGCAGGCCGACGAACGGCCGCTGCTGGAACGGGCCTTCGCGGGCCGGCACGGACTGCGCTGCCTGGACGTGTTCCTCAACCACGACACCGCTCCGCTCGCCGCCGGCTACCCCGCCGTCAGCAGCAGCGTCAACGCCGTCCTGGAGGCCGAGACCCTCGCCCTGCTGGCCGCCGGGGGCACCAAGCTGATCGCCCAGCGCTCCACCGGCTTCAACAACATCGACCTGGACGCCGCCGCCGAGCTCGGCCTCACCGTCGCCCGGGTCTCCCACTACAGCCCGTACTCGGTCGCCGAACACGCCTGGGCGCTCGCCCTCGCCGTCAACCGCCGCCTCACCCGCGCCGCCACCCGCACCCGCGAGTTCGACTTCCGCCTCGACGGGCTGCTCGGGCGGGACGTGCACGGGATGACCGTCGGGGTGATCGGCACCGGCAAGATCGGCGCGTGCTTCACCCGGATCGCGGCCGGCTTCGGCACCGAACTGCTCGGCTGGGACCTCACACCGAACCCGGCCTGCCTCGAACTCGGCATGCGCTACACCGAGTTGCCCGAACTCCTGACCCGCGCCGACCTGGTGAGCCTGCACGTCCCGCTGGTGCCGGCCACCCACCACCTGATCGACACCGCCGCGCTGGCCCGGATGAAGGACGACGCGATCCTCGTCAACTCCAGCCGCGGCGGCCTGATCGACAGCGCCGCCCTGGTCGAGACCCTGCGCGCCGGGCGGCTGTCCGGCGTCGGCCTCGACGTCTACGAGGAGGAGACCGGCGTCTTCTTCACCGACCGCTCCATCCAGGGCATCACCGACGATGTCCTCGCCCGGCTCGTCACCTTCCCCCAGGTCCTGGTCACCAGCCACCAGGCCTACTTCACCCGCACCGCCGTCGGCCAGATCGTCGACGCCACCGCCCGCAACATCGACGACTTCGCCGCCGGCCGCACCAACGAGAACACCCTCGTACCGAGGAGCTGA